In Candidatus Angelobacter sp., the following are encoded in one genomic region:
- a CDS encoding HAD family phosphatase, producing the protein MHHWAWRGVLARFGVDLPWMAYAERCIGQGLPSIVRNLAEFSAGSVSSEALMEEYPRKDRAYRVRMLETPPVYEETVALLAEIRLPMAVVTSNGREEIEPILNALSIHNRFSAFVFREDVTRHKPDPAPYIRAAQLLNAINPLVVEDSEAGCLAALAAGFEWVKIQHPRSMATSVRKKLGLSK; encoded by the coding sequence ATTCATCATTGGGCGTGGAGGGGAGTGCTTGCTCGATTCGGTGTTGACCTTCCATGGATGGCATACGCCGAGCGCTGTATAGGTCAAGGTCTGCCTTCGATCGTTCGAAACTTAGCGGAGTTCTCTGCTGGATCTGTTTCGTCCGAAGCTCTGATGGAAGAGTACCCTCGCAAGGACCGTGCTTATCGTGTCCGCATGCTCGAAACGCCACCGGTATACGAGGAAACCGTTGCTCTGCTGGCAGAGATCCGGCTTCCAATGGCAGTTGTAACCTCAAATGGAAGGGAAGAAATCGAGCCGATTTTGAACGCCCTTTCAATTCACAATCGGTTTTCTGCGTTTGTTTTTCGAGAGGATGTCACTAGGCACAAGCCCGATCCCGCCCCCTACATCCGTGCGGCGCAACTGCTCAACGCGATTAATCCACTGGTCGTGGAGGACTCGGAGGCGGGATGTCTGGCCGCGCTTGCCGCGGGGTTCGAATGGGTGAAGATCCAACATCCCCGGTCGATGGCAACCAGCGTTCGCAAAAAACTGGGTCTAAGCAAGTGA